The Lytechinus variegatus isolate NC3 chromosome 1, Lvar_3.0, whole genome shotgun sequence nucleotide sequence AATTATTTCAGGAAATCACAGGGTATTTCACTCCAACTTCCTTGTTAATTGGTGTCAACACAACAGTCATCTCTTAATGCAATAGCAAGTTAATCTAGCATAATCTATATCATATTACACAGTAAAATACTGAATTTGACTTACATTATTATAATAGATATCTACAAGGATTGACATGGGGATGGTGAGACTCAAAGAAAGTGTTCCAATCAATGATGATGTCAAGAAACACCCcctgtggaaaaaaatgaaagcagaTTTGTTATCAACTCCAGGAGAAGAACATGAACTTTGCAATTAAAACAAAGACTCACAGGATTCTGTGCTAGCATGAAAGTagattataaataataaaagttttacaagaaatgaagacaagtaattatttttgaaaattctgaAATGGAAAGAAAACTTTATTGATGTGAAAGTTGATTGTCAAGACTTAAGTGAATGGGCTTGGAGATTCAAAGAACATGTCTATCAGAGCATTCAAGAATTGTATAGTTGTAATGGCATTTGAAGAAACAAATGGAGAAAGGGCTGAATGTTCAAGGAATTCTGAATATAGGAAATCATGAGGTTTCTTGCAATTTGAGATAACAAACGTGCTTGATTTATTGCCATATAATCTATTACCACATGTGGTAATGTTGCTTCTCATACATTTCACAAGGCCATTGCATGTGCTAAATTTCATGAGCACTCCTAAAACAAACTGAGGAAGTATTTGATATGCATGATTATAAGTGAATCAGCCAACAAACTGCCAGACACTTCAAATTTGGATTGGCATGAGCATATCTGATTGGGCAATACTCGCAAGTGAAATCGTTTTGGCATTAAGGCTTTGATTATAAGCACTCTATTTGCAAAACATTCTTTGAAAATGTATACattaaagactttttttttactcctttGTCTACTTCCTTTATTTTATGCTGATTTTTTCTACTTTCATCAAAAGCAACATGATAGCAAGGTACAAATTAATATTATTCTCATTtatgatataaaaacaaaacattatgAATTAATGACGggatccccccaaaaaagtaatACTTGGCCAAAGCAAAGTGTGAATTGCAGACATAGTATTTTGAacaatttaagaaataaaagataaatatggGAGATCTTTCCCAATAACACATATTGCCAATAAAGCTGACAAAGTGAAAATCATGCATGGGGACATTGGGGAACAAAAAAGGACAGTTTTTCATGCTGCAATCATTAGATTATCAGGGATCAAATTCTTGGGCATGAAAATCTACCAATCTACTCCCTTTGCAATAGTGCAGCGCCCTTTCACCTAGAAGTAGAGAGTGACCTATTTCAAGAACAATAGGACATATGGTCTATTTATATTACACTTCATTCAGAAGATTAAAGACCTCCCTTCTGATGTCAAACACCATTCTTTCAACCAAGAAATCAAGCAGCACTAATCCCCACCACAAAAGaaaggattaacacacccaTGCATTCTATACCTTACTACATGTTGCCCAAGGTATCAGATGGGTACATTTCAAAATGACTGGGACCTGCGATTGTCATAAATCAAATGCAAACATTTCCCAATGCCAACACTACACATACCACGACAATGTCATTAGCATTTCCTAATGCCAACATTACACATACCATGACACTGTCCATTAACAGTTGTGTGCATATATATCTTTGAATAACTAGGATCAGGATTGATGGGTTCTAAAAATTCAATAAACTGCTACCCTggctcaataaaaaaaagattttttaataattcaaagTATTGCTTTTAATAATTCTGTTATCAAATTATTAAAAGAGATTGTGGTCCCACGCTCATTGACAAATTGTCTTCAGGAATTGTTGTTTGGTTAGGGCATCCtctgactcccccccccccccaatacaCACACACAGGAGCTCTTCTCCAAGGGTAATGTACTCTCAGTGTTTTTCAGGTTGGGAATCTTACCAATCAagtctttctctttctccttatGTTTACAGTTGTATAACAGACCTGAAAGGATATCTGTTTCATATTTATGACATTTGATATGACTTACCAGAGCCAGAGAAACTCTGAAAGCACTGTTCCCACTATGCCATTAACAGCAAGGTATATCCAAACGTTGGATTTAGGGAGTTGGAACGGCTCTATGTTGGTGTAATGTAGGATGACTATTCCAGGCCAAATCACTAGGAAATTAAATAGACCAACAAAACCTGAgggaaaacaaaaggaaattagTGTCTTATGACTTGTGCATGAGCGAATTAATTCTGAAATTTACTCTTCCAACAGTTCAAAGCATTTAAATACAGTAAGAATAACAATCAATTAAATTTCTTCAATACATTTCAACCCTATCTATAAGTTATTGCAGTAATATAGTTTACATACCCATGTGACAACATACAATTCAATCAAACTGCACAACACTATCTATAATACTGAAATGAAGATAAAAGAGGCCAGAAGAAACAACAAGTGGATCTCTGCAAAATAACCACCACGATTTAAAATGACGAATTCAGAATTACAATACAAGTTTAACGTCTTTGACCACTGGAAATAGccttaaaatatattaaatgttTACTTCATTGTACATTATAAATGACTAATTGACAGGAAAAGCATGTTACCATGCAGTAACAGCGATTCTCAGCTGATCATTTCCCTGTTCATGTAGTTGGATCgtattgaatttaattgaatatatTTATTGTCCTTCGTAGGAATTCCTTTCACATCGggtttacaaaaatacaaatacatatacaCATATATGTAGGCAGTGTGAAATAGActtacaaacaaaatactgttaggattaaaaacaaaatgccatATACCTAAGTTATCTTAAATAGAATATATACAATTGCAAATTATTCAAGTATTAATTGGTATGTAATTCCATCAACAGCTTGAATACAGACCAGGTCTGTACTAAGGCAGGGGTGGAAAGAGAATTGCGAGGATACAGTAAGTGAACAAATATTAGATATCAGTAAATGGCAAATTGCCATTAAACACCATTATAGAACACATCCCAAGATGTTACAAAGCATGAAATATTACAACAGGAGCATAATGATATTGTGCTTTGTATGTATCATATTGCATTAATAACATGAATGTATAAAGAGTTGAATTAATCTGTACAGTACTCGAGGCACATATTTAGAAAGTTACGGATTGAACAGAATGTCTTTTCTTTTAACAATTCCATAGAGTAAACTCACCAAAAAACATAGGAATATCAATCTTGTCCTCGTTATCTACTTTTCGTTTGAGTGCAACGAGGTACACTGCATAGAAGAAAGCACCAGCTAAAGCCCAAAGGGAGCCAAGTTTAAACTGGTTATCCTTGGTCCTATCTGAGTAGCTGACCATAAATATTCCTCCAACGCTACAAAAAAATCAGACATTTAATCATTactgaatgaaaatttgataaccATATCAATAATAAACAAGCAAAAACATGTCATTCAAcacataacaaaagaaaaaaatcataaaaaataacaacaaataattgtaattatgatcaacacaaggaaaaaagagaataaaaacagaatgcaataaatacaatacaaacaattaaaaaattatacaacaatAAATTACTACCagtaaaaataatgtaatagatagataaaaataGAAGATTTGATACTTTTTTATTAATACATACATAGAAGGAAATGATGACATAAGCCAACAAAACTATATTAGAAATCCACAATTAAAACTTAATATAAAAAATCAGATGTGTGggtaattcataaaataattacaAGGAAATCCCAATgaaatctatatacatgtacttaatcACATATGCAATTTTAAacattatctaaataaattttattatgaaaaacaCGTATTACTGGTATATTTTAtggattattttatttgttattaatttcTATCATTACAGATACACAAATAAGATCACATTCAAATTCATTCATATCAAATCCTCATGCCATACAAAGTCTATATTATCAATAATGTACATAGCTCCATACAGAATATGTTGGTGGGGTggtttatttttccttcttaaaATAACTTTCTACAAACTATAGGTGCATCactatgatttttaaaaatgaaaaaaaaaatgactatgATAGGAAATGACTTACCTCACTAGAACAGCGAATAATTTTGTAAGTGTGAATTTATCACCTTGAGAACTGGGAAACAGTGCTGCTAAAATAACAGTAAATAATCctaatgaaaaagaagaaagtaaagaaatagaaaaacattaaaaatgggtgTCAAGTCATATAAACAAGATTAATGGAGACCATACTTCTGTCACATCAGCACTTTATAATGCACAAACCatcccacccccccaaaaaaaaaaaaatatgttgtacAATGAGAGATCAGTATTATTCTTTGTTAAAACATTCTCTCTCGTTCCTTCTTCCAAATTCTCTCAGGAGAAACAGCCCAAgatgataaaatgaaatgttacgGTTGTGAGCACAAGTATAGGAcagaattccttgaatgcttgagccaTGGTTAACCTAGGGTAGCAGTATTCAGTTCTTAGAAACATTGTTATCAGGCGCTGTATACATGTTACATAAAAATTGTCATTCTCACAAACCACCCTTTTATGTCTAGTATGCCAGTACTTACATATCATTTCCTGACGCCTGCCTCACAAAGATTCTTTGTGATCCAATTTTGAaagtaaatacaaataaatcagTCATCTGTACACACTTTGAGATAACAGAATAGTTGTATAGAGGTAGTAAAGTTAAAATTATACCATGATAAGCCTTCTtcattgaatatatatattgttttaaaaaaatcatattcatgtCAGTGCATACAAGGTGTGGGGCAACTTGAAAATGATTTGGGTTATACTCCACATGTACTATGCAGCAATATTATTGCTCATGTCCTGAACCAGTTAGATTTGATAGTTAGCTCAGACCTAAGATATGTTTAAATTCAATGATATTGTGATTTAGCATTAAAACAAATTGGATTGTACAATGTGAGGCAAACTTGAAAATGCAGCtattatatgcttttcacactgcatttcttTAACCCCATACTTTACTTAACCCCGACTATACTTAACCCCTACAATCTTTTTTTGGTTTCACATTGTCTTTCTTAACCGCATACTATTTGCTTAGCCGAGGTTAAcaccttaaccccggactaacACACagttcatgaatattgatgatattaCCATACAGAGCGCGATTAACGTGAAATTTCGACTTCTGAGATTGGCTAATacttagccccacttttccttagcccaGTTTCGTTTCACTCTgcattgtggtgctagcaccgcaataagccggctaaccctgcttttttgcagggccagatagtactgTACTATTTACAATGCATATTACTTCAATACTGACCTGATGTTGATGACAGGGTATTGACAATAGCCATCTGGGAATCATTTAATGCTTCTTGATAAGAAAAATTGGCAAGGAACCACTGAAAGAAAGagagtaaaagaaaaatatgatttttgtacaGATCATAGCAATAATATGGTACAAAAGATTTGGCCTTTTCTTCATGGGAACATATAATTTGGCAGTCTAAAGGTATACATATCAAATGGATGCAACTTCTTTTTATAGTGACCCAACAGTTTCATGACCAAAATCCACACCAAATATGCATGGAAATGTCCAAAAGGTAGCATGTAATCTAAAATAATAACCTAGCATTGTAATAACCATTTCATATCTGGCCTGCAGACAACTACATTTAGATATACTGTCAGAATATTATCTGGACCGGAAATAGAAGGAATTCATCGCAGAAGCTATGCTTCCTTTACATTGAAGGCCAAATACATCAGTCagttaaaaatcatttaataaCCTCTCAAATTCAAGGTTTTGAGTTTCAAGTATGTGGAAGACAAGGGGGGATGTCTGTATTTCTAGGATCTGTTGCAAAAATATTATGGttgatagtacatgtatattgattatAAAGTTATAAACTACCATGAAACAAAGGAAACACAAGGGCCAATAAATGCCAGGGTTCGAAGAGCAATTACCAAGGCAAATTTACAACCACTAGGAAGTAACACTCATTAGCGCCCTGTGACACGAGGATAAACAATCACTTTACCATGGATTTTAATTCTTTACTCTTTGCCACAGACTTAAAATGAACGCAATCATAACATTGTTACATTACACATAATGTGGAAATTTAACCTGTGACATCAATCAAGTTTTTAGAGGTATACACATGGAGACATTATAAATAAATTCACTATTCTTGAAGTACCTTATATGTTTTTgatgtttcttattttttaaatgtttgttaAACTGCTtgtgaaaatcactgatttattttcttttaatatgaaGTTCATTATAAACTATACCTAATTTGGATCTTTtggaacaaaagaaatatgtttgaaaagaaagatattcaactttataatgaaaattacaCCTATTTTGAATCACCTGGTTTTAAAAAATTCCTTCGATATTCAAATTATGGAAGGTGAACTTAGGCAGAGTTTTGTACAAAATTCCAATAGATCTTACCACTAAACAAAACATGAAGCTAATTTTTGCGACTTGAGGAATGGTAAACTTGTTTGCTTGTTGAAGGTTTTCCTTCGCTCTCTGTGTAGCATTGAAGGACAACCTAGCCATCATGGCTTCATCTGCAACATCATCTGAAATACAAACAATGATCATATAAACATACAATGAAATTGTGAGCATACAGTGAACATACAAAAGTATATGCCATTGTGTAATCTGTAGACAAAGACTATAATGCCACCAAACTAATGGTGTACAAGCATTAATTTGTAATGCTGATCTAATAAATTGTCCATGTATTCAGGATGTGCTTACTTTCCATCTAGACTCTCTTGTATGTCCCATGATTGTGCACTACCCTTAACTTaaccaaaaaatattaaatgaccTATGTGCATGAAAAGTGAAAGCCACTTGAAATCAGGTTCAATGCAGAGTCCTTTATTCTACTCAGCATTCAAACTGCCCTTGAGAGAGAGATCCtgaaaaatcaatatttgattttacCCAATGACTATATTTGATCCCTCCACATATAATCATTTTGAGCTTGTGCAAATAGCTTTCAACCATCCACAACGTTAAGTCAATACAAAcagaatttttatttgaatgatgaaaattcaataCTTTATAATACCTTCATTGTGCATGCACATGTATGTCAAACTTTTAAACAATAACTTGGGATCTTTGAGTGAATCAAATtattgaaagaagaaaaaaggaaaatgaatgtACAGTAATCCACCATTACCAATCttaacaatttttgttttaaattgctTATTAAAAGTCAAATGTTCAAATTCTTACCAGACAAATGTCTGACTTCCATCAGATTACTAAATCGAACTCTGGAATTCAATGTTGCTGCAAAgaggaaaatacatgtacacataattTAAACACTTTCAGTATCAATAtgtacaaataatgcacgtaagcgAGTGTATgaagggccaaataatgaacaaggtgcgagaagagccaatggatgcaccgaggtccgcaggaccgagTGCGGTACATCCATTTGGCAAGTTGAGcaaagttcattatttaggtcctctatgactatgcacaagaatgagtgtagtattgtttgttttatacaacccaCCCATAATATTGAGTTGCCCCGAATTTGATGTAAATTCTAGAACATGCACTAttctgcactctgacgtcaagAGTGcgggatagtgcattttggatgcaaaAGTGCAAtttgctgaatatcatgtgatcagatttggaccaatcagattacagaacattttGGGAATTTGTATAATAAACATTATTTGGCAAAGTACTAATTACATACAGGTCATCCATGTGAATTGTAGACTAAAAATGTGATacattttaaagtgaaataattGTACTTTATAGGAACTGTAATTGAAAACAAAGGATAGACTTTAAAATCGAACAGATATGTTTGCCAAATTACATTGATGACACCATGCTTTtgcttttataatgaaaataaatgaaatatggttTGATTATGTACCGGTATATAAAGTTAtatttaacttgattttttttttaacatatccccccccaaaaaaaaaaaaaaaacttaatttaCTTTCTGGCTTCAtatcatttaaaacaataaaactattAACATAATTCACTGAATCTATTGTTTGCCTggataaaatcataataaattgCTTTCTGTACATCTAAAGAAATACTGTACAATAGATTTTATTAAATACCTTAAGAGTAGCAAATATTCTAATTTACCAAAAACGACATCGCCGTTTCTGTGAACTACATGTAAggtgaaaggggggggggggggggggggaagggggtatCAACCATGTATGAGTACATTTCACCTTACATTCTTTTAAGTTCATACATTCATAATGAGCACAGTTCACCGATTGTACCATCACACAGTATAAATTAAAGGCAAAGCAGCTACATGTACTCTCTGAAGTCATTGatattaaccaaaaaaaaatattaaaaaatctaTTGTATAATATGTATAGACTCCAAAATCTAAATTGACTTACAAGAATCGCATGGCTCACTAAAACTGTTACTCCGACTGCTCTCTTTATCACTGTCGTTGAACTTGACTGGAACATACAGAGGATCACTCTGTAAAAATAACAATAGCATCAAAGTCAGACTTAATAAAAGTACAGTACTTACATACATGCACATCATTCAATTTAATCTTCGATAATTTGCTTTCAACAAGACAATTCAACATGTATAGTAGGCCTATAGCTACACTTGGAAtttttgaacattttgataACATACTGTACTTTGAGAATAAAGAAAAcctttacaaaaaaaacccaaaacattTTCACCCCCAACAAACGAAACCTCCTTCATTAGCACCTGCAtacatgaacatacatgtagcatacaATATTCATAAAGGATGCTCTTGCTTGAGGGAAAGGTAAAAAGCATcagtattatatttttaaagcatGACATGTTCTTTGAACACTAATCTAGGTTAAAACTGACAAAACATTCAAGCCTTTTTTGGGGGTCTCTCATCAAGTGTGTGTTTGAAGAATGCGTGTCCAGTATGCCCAAAGGGGGAACGAAAATCTTCAGGGGTCTAGAATATacttaaaaaatcatatcaagtGCGTGCATAATTCTAGAACAAGTATATCAAAGACAGCTCTTCATCAGTAGCCAGACATAAGATCAGTCTTTATAAAAACCAATCTCCATAAAGATACTAAAGGGAATTTTCACTTTGACATTGAATTGTGATCAGGTCAGCTTTTAGCTGAATAATTCACAAAATTGGGAGCTAAAAAGAAATAAGTTGAGTCAGGATTGTATGAATTGCATCATATTTGCATGATAGTCCACTAATTGCATTCAATTATtccatttcatgatttcatgatTGGGTAAGTTTACAAGCTAAGAATTGTAGTAGGATCATTTGGAATACTTTATAGTGAAGTCATTTCGCTGTGGCAACCCTTGTGGTGCTAATGCTGGTATATGAATGTGTGAAAGCTAATTGCAAGAAATTTCTCAGGCCTCACAAATAATATCTGATATTCTAATTCATGTACATTCACCCCTTCCTGAACAAGATCATTTTCAAGTCTGCAACAAGACTTACATGTACGCTCCAATTATCAAATGATGCAATATTTTCTTGCCTCGCACCATGGAGCTCAATGCTCGCACTATAGGATCTCATTATGAACATGTCACACTCCAATATCCCTACAAACTTGATGTGCAAAAGCTctcatgattaaaaataaatgaattgaattgaatttggaaAGTACCAAGAAAGAATTTGTACTTTGCTTTAATAGCTTAATTTGGCAAAATACAAGGCAAGTGTGATTGTGTAAAAGCACCTATATATAGTACATGAAAGTAAACCTCAAAGTCTACCTGAAGATCTTCCAGCATATGCCAAGACAAATCATGAGGGTTAGTCCTCTTGTGTCTGCCCCTTGGCGATATTCATATAGCCGCGACAACACTCCATCATCCAGAAAGCTTCCTTCTATCATCGACATACATTGTAGTTATTGGTACAATGAGTCGCTGAATCATGAATATTTCTTGTCCTTTGTAATATAGGCCTGTACTTCAACATGCATGCTTTTTGTTAATGGTCCCAAGACCTACTATGTACTGAATATGAAACTTAAGGGCTGTCTGCATTTCTGATTCTGATCCGataaattatcccgatctgaacaatctcgagattatttgcaatggagatgcaattatcgcgctaatttgtaggattaatctcgagattgcaatcccaagtcaacttgggattatttgcaaaatagcgcgctgtTTTACGAATTATCGTGCAATTTCGTAGGTGCAGAAGCACTCAGGATTGTTATTCATGGCGTCAGACCACAATGCATCAATGCCTCGCTcaagcaggaatcgctcttcttgcgatggtggagacggggtttcttgaatctcgagattaatcacgtagagggccgatcgggctcccggggggggcactcagtatataatgcatagtaggtatgtgccgcggaggggacccccatttttacactcaaatttccgttccaaggcatagcatttttgccttgttgagaaaaagaacacagaaagccgctccaaggcatagcattttcttcttatcgagaaaaaagaagaaatccgctccaaagcttcgcatatttttcgttacgctgctccgatcgcgttgaatgagctgcaattttggtgaaaagcggccgcagagctccccggcggaggccgcgctagctgcatcatgtaCGCATGACCATTCCGTAGGGAGGCATAtgcgctcacacgctggcgatccgttccaaggacccccgtttttcacaaacatttgtcgttccgaagcccgttccgaggaccctcctttttacaataagcccgctccaaggcccccgttttttgtctcgcccgcggcacactcccaccacttttttggtcgagtgccccccccccccgggatcgggctaaaatcttgagattgagcaaacttggAATGATGTAGCAACGCCTATAGTTTGCAAAAGCAGACTCTCATGAATGCAGCAGATCAAAACATCAGTTCCAAGTGTGGTACATGTAATTCTGTTTCaaatgtaaaatgtaaattaaGTATGGTATGAACAGtatcattcatacatgtaggcacATACATACCATTATGAGAAATAGTACAGCCTATATCTAGTACATTGTAGGtttgtgaaaatgaatttttataagccagagaaaaaaattcaattgcattattgataaaatgtgaaaaacatataaattccctcttttatatcaaatataatttcaaattccaatttgatacatgtataaatgaatGCATCAGTGTGCCTTGCGGCCACTGCTTTGCAACTGGAATGACTTCTGCCCGTCTACAGGTAAATTGCGAATGAGTCATGGAGACACGTTTATGACTCAGTTACCAATATCAACCATGCAGCAATTATAGCAATGGTTCAATGCACACAAATTTCATTAAGCCTCCACAATTATGGACTGGACTGTACATTTagtatcattaaaaaatctcaCCATATTACTAATTAATATGAGGTCAttcttaaaatatatgtatttcagAGCATTAACTAGGGATGTATTTGCTGGGCAAAAATTAATCAATGTTGACAATAATGCAGTTCAAAGTTTCCtttgtacagtacatgtacaatgtactgtaTCCCCACAAATATAAATGTTACAAATACTGCCACGTATTTCCTTgttgaaatatttctatttctttttgcatGAGGACagtttaaatacatgtagtaatcaTAATCACCATGAGAACTCATTTAAAGCGATTATCCTTGATATTCAATGATGCATGCATGCTCATCAATTGCTCaaacacaatgaaaaaaataattggtcAATACTTAGCTCCAATAAAATACAAGTAGTactgtatttacatgtacatgtacctggtcCAACACAATGGATTAATGATGTGATCATTGCAATTATAATGATGTAGGCAGTAATGAGAATGTTTTAAATTGGCTAATGTAATTCaattatcatattcattattCAATGTAACCATGAAATACGGTTGAACTTAATAAAATTCTATCTTCACTTAATAGCTTAATTGCACAATATTGAGATTAATTTATGGAGGTGAGATTAGCATGTGGTATCTTTCAATATCCATATGTATACATGGATGCCACCATAcatgatttgtacataaaaGATCAAGATCTAATCGAGACAATTCAGGCATCTTTTGATTTTTGTAACCCGTACCAGATAATGGTTGAGAAAACATACTAATGCAAGGCATAATGTAAAGCCCTACATGTAGGAAATGGTTGCTTAGCACCAC carries:
- the LOC121424074 gene encoding solute carrier family 35 member F5-like, whose protein sequence is MSLTSGLTRPKRMAVGILLLLVVDVIWVVSSEITQYIFKDIGYDKPFFSTYLKTSMFMLYLLGFLFWRPWRRQCLDCFEKSKTLNIDENSNDDEDVLICSQEHLLSDPLYVPVKFNDSDKESSRSNSFSEPCDSSTLNSRVRFSNLMEVRHLSDDVADEAMMARLSFNATQRAKENLQQANKFTIPQVAKISFMFCLVWFLANFSYQEALNDSQMAIVNTLSSTSGLFTVILAALFPSSQGDKFTLTKLFAVLVSVGGIFMVSYSDRTKDNQFKLGSLWALAGAFFYAVYLVALKRKVDNEDKIDIPMFFGFVGLFNFLVIWPGIVILHYTNIEPFQLPKSNVWIYLAVNGIVGTVLSEFLWLWGCFLTSSLIGTLSLSLTIPMSILVDIYYNNVDFSLMFILGAIPVFVSFIVVAVLTHYNDWDPAWALIKRLYYCFHRLSCLFCTICSICRRKTPHVRLPTSDDKDQSESLIALHSMDGSGNALDCC